The genomic window GTGGTGCGCCGCCTGCGTGAGCAGATGCCGGCCGCCGAAGAGGCCGCGCCGGCGAAGAAGGCCGCCGCCAAGAAGGCGGCCCCCAAGGCCGCCACCCCCGCCGCGCCCGAGGCGGCGTCCGCGCCGGCCGAGGCTCCGGCCGCAGCC from Angustibacter luteus includes these protein-coding regions:
- a CDS encoding translation initiation factor IF-2 N-terminal domain-containing protein — translated: MAKVRVYELAKELGVESKVIMTKLNEMGEFVRSASSTVEPPVVRRLREQMPAAEEAAPAKKAAAKKAAPKAATPAAPEAASAPAEAPAAA